The Osmia bicornis bicornis chromosome 16, iOsmBic2.1, whole genome shotgun sequence genome includes the window ACTAGTTGAAACCATAATGGTCCAATGGGGGGAGGGGgtcaaaataatttattccttgatatcttttcatttttgtttattagAAACAAAGTTTTCTAAAAGTTTCAATACAAAAGAAGGTTTTTCCTAATGGGGGGTCAATCGACCTTCTGCCCCCCTCCACCTCTGCAACCATTCATTGCCTTTTCTTCAAGAATGAAATGGTAACTTGCAAACTGGTCACACCGCTTCTATATCGGGCCATTTGACTTATTAACAAGTTCCTGGTGTTTTTGTTAGAGACCCAAGTTTAATTAACTGGTCATTAGGTAATTAACTGTGATATTCGATGAAACATGACTGCTCAATCCGTTGTAATCATCATAATCCTTGAATGCATAACCTTTTGACGAAGCCATCGAGCATCCTGCAGTATCTAAATGCCAGAGGAGTAACATCACGACGCGTTCGTTGATCTGTGATAGAGCTGCGGTATGACTTAAcacagaaatattttatttaaaaaaaaagccCCTTCTGTCAAGGATATCTCGTTTTTATTGCGACTTTATACTCTTGGAATCGTTGAGAACCTGCctttttacaataaaaaatatactctTCTTTACAAGTAGTATGTACAGAAACACATTGCACATAAAAAAGTACAATATTATCTTAAGAATGCATCACTTGGTATAGCTGAAGATTTGTAATCCTtcatgaaatttgaaattgcttTTCTTATGTTCCACTTAGCTTCTTCCAGATAGGTATGACACCATTCGTGGTTCAGTGTGGTCACTTccataaatttattaaacaattcTTTCTTTTCGGATGTACTGAAGCATAATGGCGTGATCTCTTCGAACGAGATCTTTGATTCTATACTGTTAGGAGAAATTTCTTCAGGGGTCGAATCCACGTGATACTGATCGTTCAGAATATTGTATTCGTTATCAGGACCAGCAAAGAGAACGAATGTTctattgaacgataaaacttggGGAGAATTGATCAATACTTTAAACAAACCACTGACAGAGATAGCTAAGCATTTACCATCATCGTACATCAGGTCGCATCCAAATGAATTTCTGTCATGGTAGGATCTGGGCAATCTTTTCAAACCTCCCAAGATATTGTCTTGACCGTAATAGAGGTGCTGTCGTTTCTTATTAGGATCCACCTTCCTCAGTAAGTTCCTGTTTGCTGTGAACTGACCAAGGTTTCTTTTCTGAGCTACAGTGGTCGTGATACCAAAGCTCATGGAGTAAAATGCATTCTTATAATACAGTCCTCTTAGAACTGTTCTGTCGCCGTGGTCGTATAAATTGAAGAAATGGTTAACAAATCTGGTGACTAGTTCCTCTCTTGATTcagttttaaaataattaacatacaTCAGTGGCAGGTCTGTGGATCTAATGTAAACTCCATCCAGAAGAATCAAATGAGGACAATATCTTTTGACAGACTGTATGTACTGCTTTgagtttgaataattttcacaAAGAGGATTTCCATCCAACCACAGCTTCGTTATGCGCAGATCCTTCAAAGCAGCTAGCACGTCCATAGAAATTAAACGATTGTACCTTAGATCAATGTTCTTTATAGTAGTTACATTAGAATTTTCTATGGCAGACAGATTAGTCAATTCATTCTTCTGTAAATTCAGTTGTTCGACAGTACCGATCGctgttttcattaatttcataaCGTGATTAAAAGTTCTCGGTTGGGATAATGGACAGTAAAT containing:
- the LOC114880457 gene encoding nuclear RNA export factor 1-like is translated as MQRTNLPIVPMQLDSSIAIKISMGGSMFQERTLMGRSDVWHKVKIVKGTQYSKESVLKAILSAIEPADLIPVKYQASGEDTYFLARNCAHALDKLCKTNLIIKNPEGDPLILIVTLGYASIHDLKLNLQPLLLAAMSKRYDSNKKSLNLEQFHKDPEMFKTIYCPLSQPRTFNHVMKLMKTAIGTVEQLNLQKNELTNLSAIENSNVTTIKNIDLRYNRLISMDVLAALKDLRITKLWLDGNPLCENYSNSKQYIQSVKRYCPHLILLDGVYIRSTDLPLMYVNYFKTESREELVTRFVNHFFNLYDHGDRTVLRGLYYKNAFYSMSFGITTTVAQKRNLGQFTANRNLLRKVDPNKKRQHLYYGQDNILGGLKRLPRSYHDRNSFGCDLMYDDGKCLAISVSGLFKVLINSPQVLSFNRTFVLFAGPDNEYNILNDQYHVDSTPEEISPNSIESKISFEEITPLCFSTSEKKELFNKFMEVTTLNHEWCHTYLEEAKWNIRKAISNFMKDYKSSAIPSDAFLR